From the genome of Hymenobacter cellulosilyticus, one region includes:
- a CDS encoding 5-methylcytosine restriction system specificity protein McrC: MIPIHNLYYLLCYAWNRLPEREELQAITAAPFHKPLELLTQVLLTGTRRLLRQGLELAYVEREEQLPELRGRLLLAPSLSRDLLRRGRAVCAYDELSPDTAFNQVLLGVLEQLGRTRSLPASLRQEVRAVRRRFPASIHPVACTLLTLRRVRRLRLSGRETFLLNICTLIHHSALPTADAAGRTRFRDFRRDERLMAQLFEAFVRNFYRHEQRRYRVLSETIAWQAEAEQATDMALLPVMITDTTLEAPDRKIILDTKYYKAALRPRYDQQKLISPHLYQLYAYLQNQPTAQGQQLEGILLYPAAKHELAARYTLGGHPIRVVTIDLNQPWPGIAADLLALIQ, translated from the coding sequence ATGATTCCGATTCACAACCTGTACTACCTGCTTTGCTACGCCTGGAACCGCCTGCCGGAGCGCGAGGAGCTGCAGGCCATCACGGCGGCCCCGTTTCACAAGCCGCTGGAGCTCCTCACCCAGGTGTTGCTCACCGGCACGCGCCGCCTGCTACGCCAGGGGCTGGAGCTGGCCTACGTAGAGCGGGAAGAGCAATTGCCGGAGCTGCGGGGCCGTTTGCTGCTGGCTCCCAGTCTGAGCCGGGACCTGCTGCGGCGGGGCCGGGCCGTGTGCGCCTACGATGAGCTGAGCCCCGATACGGCCTTCAACCAGGTGCTACTGGGCGTGCTCGAGCAGCTTGGCCGCACGCGCAGTCTGCCCGCCAGCCTGCGCCAGGAGGTGCGGGCCGTGCGGCGGCGGTTTCCGGCCAGCATTCATCCGGTAGCCTGTACCTTACTTACGCTGCGCCGGGTACGGCGCCTGCGCCTGAGCGGCCGGGAAACGTTCCTGCTTAACATCTGCACCTTGATTCACCACAGCGCCCTGCCTACGGCTGATGCCGCGGGCCGCACCCGGTTTCGGGATTTCCGGCGCGACGAGCGGCTGATGGCCCAGCTGTTTGAGGCCTTCGTGCGCAACTTCTACCGCCACGAGCAGCGCCGCTACCGGGTGCTGTCCGAAACCATTGCTTGGCAGGCCGAGGCTGAGCAAGCCACCGATATGGCCCTGCTGCCGGTGATGATAACTGACACGACCCTCGAAGCGCCGGACCGCAAGATCATCCTCGACACGAAGTATTACAAAGCGGCTCTGCGCCCGCGCTACGACCAGCAGAAGCTGATTTCGCCCCACCTCTACCAGCTCTACGCCTACCTGCAGAACCAGCCCACCGCCCAGGGCCAGCAGTTGGAAGGCATCCTGCTTTACCCCGCCGCCAAGCACGAGCTGGCCGCCCGCTACACCCTCGGTGGCCACCCCATCCGCGTGGTTACCATCGACCTGAACCAGCCCTGGCCCGGCATTGCCGCCGATTTGCTGGCCTTGATTCAGTGA
- a CDS encoding AAA family ATPase, with translation MRVLSDLMPDSAASFTPAQLTRDHILRALRQIDRESQPLPPSTVYDLVYKGRRYPPRPVLQLAFRLASGQSDASLPLLAGTPTNTLLERLDFTVTTKRPILANSPHDGDVAAQEAMQELYTGNGRDSAPATPAAEPAPAAAEPLVPYELPPALPYEREQALRELFISAEMLDQAQAALQRRRNLILQGPPGTGKTFLARRLAWLGLGRTDAARIELVQFHPSFSYEDFIQGFRPDAEGTFRLTPGVLLDICQRAAQEPDRPYFLLIDEINRGNVSRIFGELLLLLEADKRGPQHAVRLPYAPAETARFFVPDNLFVIGTMNTADRSLAPLDYALRRRFAFLTLQPEFGAPLQEFLASQQVPSAVISRLISRLTELNQTITDDPELGPDFQLGHSYFCQPPTDPAEAPTWLSAILTQEIAPLLEEYWLDQPTQAAAYRKKLLRP, from the coding sequence TTGCGTGTACTTTCCGACCTGATGCCCGACTCCGCCGCTTCGTTTACGCCCGCCCAGCTTACCCGCGACCATATCTTGCGGGCTTTGCGCCAGATTGACCGGGAAAGTCAGCCCCTGCCGCCCAGCACGGTCTACGACCTGGTGTATAAGGGCCGGCGCTACCCACCGCGGCCGGTGCTGCAGCTGGCGTTTCGGCTAGCTAGCGGACAGTCTGATGCTTCGCTGCCGCTGCTGGCCGGTACGCCTACCAATACCCTGCTGGAGCGCCTCGACTTCACGGTCACGACCAAGCGGCCCATCCTGGCCAACTCGCCCCACGACGGCGACGTGGCGGCCCAGGAAGCTATGCAGGAGCTGTACACTGGCAACGGTCGGGACTCGGCGCCAGCTACACCAGCTGCGGAACCGGCTCCGGCCGCGGCTGAGCCCCTGGTGCCTTACGAGTTGCCGCCGGCCCTGCCTTACGAACGGGAACAGGCCCTGCGGGAGCTGTTTATTTCGGCTGAAATGCTGGACCAGGCTCAGGCAGCGCTGCAGCGGCGGCGCAACCTGATTCTGCAGGGCCCGCCGGGCACGGGCAAAACGTTTCTGGCCCGCCGCCTGGCCTGGCTGGGGCTGGGCCGCACCGACGCGGCCCGCATTGAGCTGGTGCAGTTTCACCCCAGCTTTAGCTACGAAGACTTTATCCAGGGCTTCCGGCCCGACGCCGAAGGCACGTTTCGCCTGACCCCGGGCGTGCTGCTCGACATCTGCCAGCGGGCGGCCCAAGAGCCCGACCGACCGTATTTCCTGCTGATTGACGAAATAAACCGGGGCAACGTGAGCCGGATTTTTGGTGAACTGCTGCTATTGCTCGAAGCCGATAAGCGCGGCCCCCAGCACGCCGTGCGCCTGCCCTACGCTCCAGCCGAAACGGCGCGGTTTTTCGTGCCCGACAACCTCTTCGTCATCGGCACGATGAACACCGCCGACCGGTCGTTGGCCCCCCTGGATTACGCCCTGCGCCGCCGCTTTGCGTTTCTGACTCTGCAACCCGAGTTTGGGGCCCCGCTGCAGGAATTTCTGGCGAGCCAGCAGGTACCGTCGGCCGTGATTAGCCGCCTGATAAGCCGCCTGACCGAGCTGAACCAGACCATAACCGACGACCCCGAGCTAGGCCCCGACTTTCAGCTGGGGCACAGCTACTTTTGCCAGCCGCCGACAGACCCCGCGGAAGCGCCAACCTGGCTTTCGGCCATTCTGACCCAGGAAATTGCGCCCTTGCTCGAGGAATACTGGCTCGACCAGCCTACGCAGGCCGCTGCCTACCGCAAAAAGCTGCTGCGGCCCTGA